GGCTGATTAGCCTGTTGGTTTTGTTGATCATTGCGGGCCTTTGCTGGTGGTTCTGGCCAGGTTCAGGCGTGCACAAAGGCGCCACGGCCACCTCCGGCGAGACCACCCAAAAAGGTGCAAGCCGCTCGGGCGGCGCTGGCAAAGCCGTTTCCAACCGTCCGGGTTTCGGTGGCTCGACGGGTCCGATTCCTGTGCGCGTCGCTGCTGCGACAACGGGTGATTTCCCGATCCTCTACAAGGCGCTGGGCACGGTCACGGCGATGAACACCATCAACGTGCGCAGTCGAGTGGCGGGGGAGTTGGTCAAGCTCAATTTCCAGGAAGGACAACTGGTCAAGGCTGGCGACCTGCTGGCGGAAATCGACCCGCGCAGCTATCAGATTGCGTTGCAGCAGGCCGAAGGTACGCTGATGCAAAACCAGGCGCTGCTCAAGAACGCCCAGATCGACGTGCAGCGTTACCGGGGCTTGTTCAAAGAAGACAGCATCGCCAAACAGACGCTCGACACCGCTGAGTCCCTGGTCGGCCAGTACCAAGGCACGATCAAGACCAATCAGGCCGCCGTCGGCGACGCCAAGCTGAACCTCGACTTCGCCAAGATCCGCGCACCGATCTCCGGCCGTATCGGCCTGCGTCAGCTGGACGTCGGCAACCTGGTGGCCGCCAACGACACCACCGCGCTCGCGGTTATCACGCAAACCAAACCCATCACTGTCAATTTCACCTTGCCCGAGAAAGACCTGTCGGCGGTCATCGCCCGCTACCGCAGCGGCGACAAACTGCCGGTCGAGGCCTGGGACCGCGGCGACGTGAAGCTGCAATCAACTGGCGTACTCGCAAGCCTCGACAACCAGATCGACATCACCACCGGCACGCTCAAGTTCAAGGCCCGTTTCGACAACCAGGATGAAGTGCTGTTTCCCAACCAGTTCGTCAACGTGCGCCTGCGTGCCGACACGCTCAAACAGGTCGTGCTGGTGCCGACAGCGGCCGTGCAGTTTGGCGTGAACGGTACGTTCGTGTACGTGATGGAGGGTGACAAGAAGGTCAAGATTCGCTCGCTGAAAACCGGTGCCAGCGACGAGGTTTCGACCGTCATCACCGAAGGCCTGGCCGCGGGGGATCGCGTGGTGCTTGAGGGCACTGACCGACTCAAGGACGGCAGCGAAGTCGAAGTGGTCAACGACAGCAAGGACGTACCCACCACCCCGGGCCAGCATTTGCAGGGCCAGCCGTCAAAGACGTCGGGTGAGTCCGCAGACACCGGCGCCGTGAAAAAAGGCAACGTATGAACCTGTCTCGCCTGTTCATCCTGAGGCCGGTCGCAACCACGCTGAGCATGCTGGCGATTGTGCTGTCCGGCCTGATCGCCTACACGTTGCTGCCGGTGTCAGCGTTGCCGCAGGTGGATTACCCGACGATACGGGTGATGACGCTGTATCCCGGCGCCAGTCCGCAAGTGATGACCAGTGCGGTGACGGCGCCCCTGGAACGCCAGTTCGGGCAGATGCCGGGACTCACGCAGATGGCCTCGACCAGTTCTGGCGGCGCCTCGGTGATCACCCTGCGTTTCAGCCTGGACCTCAACATGGATGTGGCCGAGCAGGAAGTGCAGGCGGCAATCAACGGCGCGACCAATCTGCTGCCGACCGACTTGCCGGCGCCTCCCACCTACAACAAGGTCAACCCGGGCGACACCCCGGTGTTGACCCTGGCGATCACTTCCAAAACCATGCTCCTGCCCAAGCTCAACGATCTGGTCGATACGCGCATGGCGCAGAAGATCGCCCAGATCAGCGGCGTCGGCATGGTCAGTATTGCCGGCGGTCAGCGCCAGGCCGTGCGGATCAAGGTCAACCCCGAGGCGCTCGCGGCCAATGGCCTGAACCTGGCCGATGTGCGTACGCTGGTCAGCGCGTCCAACGTCAATACGCCCAAAGGCAACTTCGATGGCCCGACGCGGGTGTCGATGCTCGACGCCAACGATCAGCTCAAGTCCCCCGAGGAATACGCCAACCTGATCCTCGCGTATGCCAACGGCGGACCGCTGCGGTTAAAGGACGTGGCGCAGATCGTCGACGGTGCGGAAAACGACCGCCTCGCCGCGTGGGCCAATGAAAATCAGGCCGTGCTGCTCAATATTCAGCGTCAGCCCGGCGCGAACGTGATCGACGTGGTCGACCGGATCAAGACGCTGCTGCCAAGCATCACCGACAACCTGCCCGCAGGGCTGGACGTAACAGTGCTCACGGACCGCACGCAGACCATTCGCGCCTCGGTCACTGACGTCCAGCACGAGTTGCTGATTGCCATTGTGCTGGTGGTGTTGGTCACCTTTCTGTTCCTGCGCCGGTTCAGCGCCACGATCATCCCTTCGGTTGCGGTGCCTCTGTCGCTGATCGGTACGTTTGGCGTGATGTACCTGGCCGGCTTCTCGATCAACAACCTGACCCTGATGGCGATGACCATTGCCACCGGCTTTGTGGTGGACGATGCCATCGTCATGCTGGAGAACATTTCCCGGCACCTGGAGGAGGGTGAAACACCTTTGCAGGCCGCGCTCAAGGGCGCCAGGCAGATTGGATTCACCCTGATCTCCCTGACCGTTTCGCTGATTGCCGTGTTGATCCCGTTGCTGTTCATGGCCGACGTGGTGGGACGGCTGTTTCGCGAATTCGCCATCACATTGGCGGTGGCGATCCTGATTTCGCTGGTGGTGTCGCTCACCCTGACACCGATGATGTGCGCGCGATTGCTCAAGCGTGAGCCCAAGGAAGAAGAGCAGAGCCGGTTTTACCGCGCGAGTGGCGCGTGGATCGACTGGCTCATCAGCGGTTACGGGCGTGGGCTGCGTTGGGTGCTCAAGCATCAGCCCCTGACCTTGCTGGTGGCGATTGCGACCCTGGGTATCACCGTTTTGCTGTATCTGGTTGTGCCCAAGGGGTTTTTCCCGGTGCAGGACACAGGTGTCATTCAGGGCATTTCCGAAGCGCCGCAGTCGGTGTCGTTCGCGGCCATGAGCGAGCGTCAACAGTCACTGGCGAAGATCATTCTGCAAGACCCCGCCGTGGCCAGCCTGTCGTCCTACATTGGCGTGGACGGCGACAACGCCACGCTCAACAGCGGGCGCTTGCTGATCAATCTCAAGGCGCATGCACAGCGTGACTTGACCGCGGCGCAGGTGATTCAGCGCCTGCAACCGAAGTTGGCGGATCTGCCGGGCATTCGTCTTTACATGCAGCCGGTACAGGACCTGACCATCGAAGACCGGGTCAGCCGCACGCAATACCAGTTCAGCATGTCATCGCCCGATCCCGACCTGCTCGCGCTGTGGAGCGGCAAGCTGGTGGACGCTTTGGCTCAGCGGCCCGAGTTGACGGATGTCGCCAGTGACCTGCAGGACAAAGGTCTTCAGGTGTACCTCAACATCGACCGCGACGCTGCGAGCCGCCTGGGTGTGACGGTGGCCAACATCACCGACGCACTGTACGACGCGTTCGGTCAGCGGCAGATTTCGACCATCTACACCCAGGCCAGTCAGTACCGTGTGGTGCTGCAGGCCGCGTCCAGTGCCGATATCGGGCCTCAGGCGCTGGAGCAGATTCACGTCAAGACCACCGATGGCGGGCAGGTCAAACTGTCGAGTCTGGGCAAGGTCGAGCAACGTCAGGCGCAACTGGCGATCGCTCACATTGGCCAGTTCCCGGCGGTGATGATGTCGTTCAACCTCGCCGAGGGCGTTGCACTCGGGCACGCGGTGGACATTATCGAGCAGGTGCAGAAAGACATCGGCATGCCGATTGGCGTGCAGACGCAATTTCAGGGTGCGGCCGAGGCGTTTCAGGCGTCGCTGTCGAGCACGCTGTTGCTGATACTGGCGGCCGTGGTCACGATGTACATCGTGCTGGGGGTGCTGTACGAGAGTTACATCCACCCGATCACAATCTTGTCGACCCTGCCATCGGCGGCCATTGGCGCGTTGCTGGCGCTGCTCATCAGCGGTAATGACCTGGGGATGATCGCGATCATCGGCATCATCCTGTTGATCGGTATCGTCAAAAAGAACGCGATCATGATGATCGACTTTGCGCTGGACGCTGAGCGCAACCGTGGCGTTGACCCGGAAACCGCCATCTATGAGGCTGCGCTGTTGCGCTTCAGACCGATTCTGATGACCACCATGGCGGCGCTGTTTGGCGCTATCCCGCTGATGCTGGCCACCGGTTCCGGCGCCGAGTTGCGTCAGCCCCTGGGGCTGGTGATGGTCGGCGGTCTGCTGGTCAGTCAGGTGCTGACGCTGTTCACCACGCCGGTCATTTATTTGTACTTTGATCGGCTGGGTCGCAGGTTTAGCCGCAAAGCCGATACCGAGGTGGCAGGGTGACGGGCGCTTGTGAGCTGCAAGCGTCAAGCTTCAAGCCGCAAGCTAGAAGCAGGACTGCGCACGCCGTGGCTTTTGCTTCTGCTTTTACTTGCAGCTTGAAGCTTGCCGCTTGGAGCTGCTGCTCATGAATCTCTCAGGTCCGTTCATCCGCCGCCCCGTGGCAACCATGCTCCTGAGTCTGGCGATCATGCTGCTGGGTGGTATGAGCTTTGGCCTGTTGCCTGTAGCGCCGCTGCCCAACATGGATTTCCCGGTGATCGTGGTTTCGGCCTCGTTACCCGGTGCCAGCCCCGAGATCATGGCGTCCAGCGTGGCAACCCCGCTGGAGCGCTCGCTGGGCTCAATTGCCGGCGTCAACACCATGAGCAGTCGCTCAAGCCAGGGCAGCACGCGGGTCATTTTGCAGTTCGACATGGACCGCGACATCAATGGCGCCGCGCGGGAAGTGCAAGCGGCGATCAACGCGGCGCGCAGTCTGTTGCCCAGCGGTATGCGCAGCATGCCGACCTACAAGAAGGTCAACCCTTCGCAGGCGCCGATCATGGTCCTGTCTCTGACCTCTGACGTGTTGGAGAAGGGTCAGCTTTACGATCTGGCCTCGACCATTCTGTCGCAAAGCCTGTCTCAGGTGACTGGCGTGGGGGAGGTGCAGATTGGGGGCAGTTCGTTGCCGGCAGTGCGGGTCGAGCTGGAACCGAAAATGCTCGACCAGTACGGCGTGTCGCTGGATGAGGTGCGCACCACCATCTCCAATTCCAATGTTCGCCGACCCAAGGGTTCGGTCGAAAACGCACAACACAACTGGCAGGTTCAGGCCAATGATCAGCTGGAAAAAGCCAAGGATTATGAGCCGCTGATCATTCGCTACAAAGACGGTGCGGCGCTGCGTATCAAGGATGTGGCCAAAGTCAGGGATTCGGTCGAGGACCGTTACAACAGCGGTTTCTTCAATGAAAAGGCCGCCGTGCTGCTGGTGATCAACCGTCAGGCCGGGGCCAACATCATCGAGACGGTGGCCAGCATCAAGGCGCAATTGCCGGCGTTGCAAGCGGTGTTGCCGGCGAGCGTAACGCTGGACCTTGCGATGGACCGGTCCCCGGTGATCAAGGCCACGCTGCACGAAGCGGAAATGACCCTGCTGATCGCCGTAGTGCTGGTGATTCTGGTGGTGTTCGCGTTTTTGGGTAACTTCCGTGCCTCGCTGATCCCCACGCTGGCAGTGCCGGTGTCGCTGGTCGGCACCTTCGCGATCATGTACCTGTTCGGCTTTTCGCTGAACAACCTCTCGCTGATGGCGCTGATTCTGGCTACCGGGCTGGTGGTGGACGATGCCATCGTGGTGCTGGAAAACATTTCCCGGCACATCGATAAAGGGGTGCCGCCGATGGAGGCCGCGTACTTGGGCGCCAAAGAAGTCGGCTTTACCTTGCTGTCGATGAACGTGTCGCTGGTGGCTGTGTTCATCTCGATCCTGTTCATGGGCGGTCTGGTGGAGAGCCTGTTCCGCGAGTTCTCGATCACCCTGTCGGCCTCGATCATCGTGTCGCTGATCGTCTCGCTCACCCTGACGCCAATGCTCTGCGCGCGGTGGCTCAAGCCGCACGTGCCGGGACAGGAAAACCGCCTGCAACGCTGGAGCCAGCGGGTCAATGACCGCATGGTGGCAGGCTACGATCGCAGCCTGGGCTGGGTGTTCAAGCACCGCCGCCTGACCCTGCTGACACTGCTGATCACGGTGGGCGTGAACATAGCCTTGTACATCGTGGTGCCCAAGACCTTCCTGCCGCAGCAGGATACCGGTCAGCTCATGGGCTTCGTTCGCGGCGACGACGGTCTGTCGTTCTCGGTCATGCAGCCAAAAATGGATATCTACCGCACGGCCATCCTCAAGGACCCTGCGGTGGAGAGCGTTGCCGGGTTTATCGGCGGTAACGGCGGCACCGGCAACGCGTTCATCATCGTGCGTCTCAAACCCATCAAGGAGCGCGGGATCGGTGCTGAACAGGTGGTTGAGCGGCTGCGCAAGGAGATGCCCAAAGTGCCGGGCGGGCGTTTGTTCCTGCAACCGGATCAAGACCTGCAACTGGGCGGCGGTCGCGAGCAGACCACCTCGCAGTATCAATACATCCTGCAAAGCGGTGATCTGGACAGCCTGCGTCTGTGGTACCCGAAAGTCGTGGCGGCGCTCAAATCCCTGAAGGAGCTGACGTCCATCGACGCCAACGATGGCGGCGGCACCCAGCAAGTGACGCTCAAGGTTGATCGTGATGCCGCAAAGCGTCTGGGCATCGACATGAACATGGTCACCACGGTGCTTAACAACGCCTACAGCCAGCGCCAGGTTTCGACCATTTATGACCCGCTCAACCAGTATCAGGTGGTGATGGAGGTCAATCCCAAATACGCCCAGGACCCCGCCACGCTGGAGCAGGTGCAAGTGATCACTGCCGATGGCGCGCGGGTGCCGCTGTCGGCATTCGCCCATTACGAGCGCAGCCTGGAAGATGACCGGGTGGTTCACGATGGCCAGTTCGCGTCAGATAACGTCTCGTTCGACCTGGCCGAGGGCGTCTCGCTGGATCAGGCGACCACCGCCATCGAGCGTGCAGTCGCGGCGGTGGGCTTGCCCGAGGACGTGATCGCCAAAATGGCCGGCACCGCCAACGCATTCGCCGCCACCCAGAAAAGCCAGCCGTGGATGATTCTCGGGGCGCTGGTGGCGGTGTACCTGGTGCTGGGGATTCTCTACGAAAGCTACGTTCACCCTCTGACGATTCTCTCGACACTGCCTTCGGCGGGTGTCGGTGCACTGCTCAGCATTTACCTCACGGGTGGGCAGTTCAGCCTGATTTCCCTGCTGGGCCTGTTCCTGCTGATCGGTGTGGTGAAGAAGAACGCCATCCTGATGATCGACCTTGCGCTGCAGCTTGAGCGTGACAGCGGCATGACCCCGCTGGACTCCATTCGTCATGCCTGCCTGCAGCGCCTGCGGCCGATCTTGATGACCACGCTGGCCGCCATTCTTGGCGCTGTGCCGCTTCTTCTGAGCAGTGCCGAAGGTGCGGAAATGCGCCGGCCCCTTGGCCTGACGATCATCGGCGGGCTGATCCTCAGCCAGATACTCACGCTGTACACCACCCCGGTGGTTTACCTTTATCTCGACCGTCTGCGTCATCGCGTCAACAAGTGGCGCGGTGTGCGGACGGATGCTGCCCTGGACACTCCGCTATGACCGATCGCCTGCACCTTTCTCTGCAACTGCGGACACGCGCCTTTAAACGGCGTTTCGGCATCGGCCTGTGCGCGTTGCTTTTGGGCGGCTGCGCGGTGGGCCCCGATTACCGCACCCCGGACATGCCTGCACCGGCGCAATTCAAGCAGGCCGAGGGCTGGACCCAGGCAACGCCGAGCGACGCCATGGCCCGCGGCGCGTGGTGGGAGGTCTACAACGACCCGCAGCTCAATGGCCTGGTGGAGCAACTCAACCGCTCCAACCAGACGGTTGCCCAATACGAAGCGCAATATCGCCAGGCTCAGGCCCTGGTGCGCAGCGCCCGCGGGGCCTTCTTCCCGACGCTGGATCTGACAGGCAGCAAAAACCGATCCAGCCAGGGCACCGGCAGCAGCAGTTCGAGCCTCAGCAGCTCCAGCAGCGGCATTCGCGACACTTATAACGCTCAGTTGGGCGTCAGTTGGGAGGCAGACATCTGGGGCAAGTTGCGCCGCGGCCTGGAAGCCGACAAGGCCAGTGCCCAGGCCAGCCTTGCCGATCTGGCATCGATGCAATTGAGCCTGCAATCGGAACTGGTTCAGAACTACCTGCAACTGCGGGTGCTCGATGAGCAAAAGCGCTTGCTCGAAGCGACCGTCGATGCGTACCAGCGCTCGCTCAACCTCACTCAAAACCAGTACCGCGCCGGCATTTCCGGCCGCGACGCCGTGGCCCAGGCGCAGACCCAGCTCAAAAGCACGCAGGCGGACCTCATCGACCTGGCCTGGCAACGCGCCCAGTTCGAAAACGCGATTGCGGTGTTGATGGGCCGTGCTCCGGCAGATTTTGATCTGGCGATCACCAAAGACATTCCAATCCTGCCGCAGATTCCCGTGCAGGTGCCGTCGCAATTGCTGGAACGACGTCCGGACATTGCCGCGGCTGAACGCTCGGTGATGGCGGCCAACGCCAATATCGGCGTGGCCAAGGCCGCTTATTACCCGGACCTTTCCCTGAGCCTGAGTGGCGGTTACAGCAGCAGCATCTTCAGCAACTGGATCAGCTTGCCTAACCGGTTCTGGTCGGTCGGGCCGCAATTGGCGATGACGCTGTTCGACGGTGGGCAGCGTGCCGCCGAAGTGGACCGCACCGAAGCGGTCTACGACCAGACCGTGGCTCAATACCGGCAGACCGTGCTCGACGGTTTCCGTGAAGTCGAGGACTACATGGTTCAGCTCAAGGTGTACGAGGACGAGGCAGGCATACGCGCCGAGGCCCTCGCCGCCGCCCGCGAGTCGCTGCGTCTGACCAGCAACCAGTACAAGGCCGGGCTGATCGGTTATCTGGATGTCGTGAACGTTCAAGCCACTGCGTTGAGCAATGAGCGAAGCGTGCTGAACGTGCTGCAAAGCCGGCTGATTGCCAGTGTCCAGCTGATTGCTGCGCTGGGCGGCGGCTGGAATGCTCAGACGGGCTTAAGCGAACCTGCGCCGCGAGTCTCGGAGCGATAGAGAACAAATAACTGGCTCATTGCTATTACTGTGTTAGAGGTAGGCGACTTTTCTGTTCCAATCGGTACAATCGCGTAGTGGCTATTTAGCCTCTTCTACCGTTCTATCGTGCAGTCTTGAGTCGCCGCCATGTTAATTGGGCAGTACACGTTCTCTCTGGTCCTGATTTCCACTCTGGTCGCGAGCCTTGCCTCTTACACAGCGCTTGATCTGACAGGTCGAATTACTTCGGCCAAAGGCCGCGCGGTCTGGGTGTGGATCGGCGGTGGCGCCATGTCGATGGGCATCGGCGTATGGTCGATGCACTTCATCGGTATGCTTGCCTTCAGCCTGCCGATTGATATGGGCTTCGATATCCCCATCACGCTGTTGTCGCTGGCCATCGCCATCCTGTCCTCGGGACTTGCGCTGTGG
The DNA window shown above is from Pseudomonas sp. BSw22131 and carries:
- a CDS encoding MdtA/MuxA family multidrug efflux RND transporter periplasmic adaptor subunit, which produces MVDIYMQSSGPRNSRRWLISLLVLLIIAGLCWWFWPGSGVHKGATATSGETTQKGASRSGGAGKAVSNRPGFGGSTGPIPVRVAAATTGDFPILYKALGTVTAMNTINVRSRVAGELVKLNFQEGQLVKAGDLLAEIDPRSYQIALQQAEGTLMQNQALLKNAQIDVQRYRGLFKEDSIAKQTLDTAESLVGQYQGTIKTNQAAVGDAKLNLDFAKIRAPISGRIGLRQLDVGNLVAANDTTALAVITQTKPITVNFTLPEKDLSAVIARYRSGDKLPVEAWDRGDVKLQSTGVLASLDNQIDITTGTLKFKARFDNQDEVLFPNQFVNVRLRADTLKQVVLVPTAAVQFGVNGTFVYVMEGDKKVKIRSLKTGASDEVSTVITEGLAAGDRVVLEGTDRLKDGSEVEVVNDSKDVPTTPGQHLQGQPSKTSGESADTGAVKKGNV
- a CDS encoding MdtB/MuxB family multidrug efflux RND transporter permease subunit, coding for MNLSRLFILRPVATTLSMLAIVLSGLIAYTLLPVSALPQVDYPTIRVMTLYPGASPQVMTSAVTAPLERQFGQMPGLTQMASTSSGGASVITLRFSLDLNMDVAEQEVQAAINGATNLLPTDLPAPPTYNKVNPGDTPVLTLAITSKTMLLPKLNDLVDTRMAQKIAQISGVGMVSIAGGQRQAVRIKVNPEALAANGLNLADVRTLVSASNVNTPKGNFDGPTRVSMLDANDQLKSPEEYANLILAYANGGPLRLKDVAQIVDGAENDRLAAWANENQAVLLNIQRQPGANVIDVVDRIKTLLPSITDNLPAGLDVTVLTDRTQTIRASVTDVQHELLIAIVLVVLVTFLFLRRFSATIIPSVAVPLSLIGTFGVMYLAGFSINNLTLMAMTIATGFVVDDAIVMLENISRHLEEGETPLQAALKGARQIGFTLISLTVSLIAVLIPLLFMADVVGRLFREFAITLAVAILISLVVSLTLTPMMCARLLKREPKEEEQSRFYRASGAWIDWLISGYGRGLRWVLKHQPLTLLVAIATLGITVLLYLVVPKGFFPVQDTGVIQGISEAPQSVSFAAMSERQQSLAKIILQDPAVASLSSYIGVDGDNATLNSGRLLINLKAHAQRDLTAAQVIQRLQPKLADLPGIRLYMQPVQDLTIEDRVSRTQYQFSMSSPDPDLLALWSGKLVDALAQRPELTDVASDLQDKGLQVYLNIDRDAASRLGVTVANITDALYDAFGQRQISTIYTQASQYRVVLQAASSADIGPQALEQIHVKTTDGGQVKLSSLGKVEQRQAQLAIAHIGQFPAVMMSFNLAEGVALGHAVDIIEQVQKDIGMPIGVQTQFQGAAEAFQASLSSTLLLILAAVVTMYIVLGVLYESYIHPITILSTLPSAAIGALLALLISGNDLGMIAIIGIILLIGIVKKNAIMMIDFALDAERNRGVDPETAIYEAALLRFRPILMTTMAALFGAIPLMLATGSGAELRQPLGLVMVGGLLVSQVLTLFTTPVIYLYFDRLGRRFSRKADTEVAG
- a CDS encoding efflux RND transporter permease subunit, which codes for MNLSGPFIRRPVATMLLSLAIMLLGGMSFGLLPVAPLPNMDFPVIVVSASLPGASPEIMASSVATPLERSLGSIAGVNTMSSRSSQGSTRVILQFDMDRDINGAAREVQAAINAARSLLPSGMRSMPTYKKVNPSQAPIMVLSLTSDVLEKGQLYDLASTILSQSLSQVTGVGEVQIGGSSLPAVRVELEPKMLDQYGVSLDEVRTTISNSNVRRPKGSVENAQHNWQVQANDQLEKAKDYEPLIIRYKDGAALRIKDVAKVRDSVEDRYNSGFFNEKAAVLLVINRQAGANIIETVASIKAQLPALQAVLPASVTLDLAMDRSPVIKATLHEAEMTLLIAVVLVILVVFAFLGNFRASLIPTLAVPVSLVGTFAIMYLFGFSLNNLSLMALILATGLVVDDAIVVLENISRHIDKGVPPMEAAYLGAKEVGFTLLSMNVSLVAVFISILFMGGLVESLFREFSITLSASIIVSLIVSLTLTPMLCARWLKPHVPGQENRLQRWSQRVNDRMVAGYDRSLGWVFKHRRLTLLTLLITVGVNIALYIVVPKTFLPQQDTGQLMGFVRGDDGLSFSVMQPKMDIYRTAILKDPAVESVAGFIGGNGGTGNAFIIVRLKPIKERGIGAEQVVERLRKEMPKVPGGRLFLQPDQDLQLGGGREQTTSQYQYILQSGDLDSLRLWYPKVVAALKSLKELTSIDANDGGGTQQVTLKVDRDAAKRLGIDMNMVTTVLNNAYSQRQVSTIYDPLNQYQVVMEVNPKYAQDPATLEQVQVITADGARVPLSAFAHYERSLEDDRVVHDGQFASDNVSFDLAEGVSLDQATTAIERAVAAVGLPEDVIAKMAGTANAFAATQKSQPWMILGALVAVYLVLGILYESYVHPLTILSTLPSAGVGALLSIYLTGGQFSLISLLGLFLLIGVVKKNAILMIDLALQLERDSGMTPLDSIRHACLQRLRPILMTTLAAILGAVPLLLSSAEGAEMRRPLGLTIIGGLILSQILTLYTTPVVYLYLDRLRHRVNKWRGVRTDAALDTPL
- a CDS encoding efflux transporter outer membrane subunit, with translation MTDRLHLSLQLRTRAFKRRFGIGLCALLLGGCAVGPDYRTPDMPAPAQFKQAEGWTQATPSDAMARGAWWEVYNDPQLNGLVEQLNRSNQTVAQYEAQYRQAQALVRSARGAFFPTLDLTGSKNRSSQGTGSSSSSLSSSSSGIRDTYNAQLGVSWEADIWGKLRRGLEADKASAQASLADLASMQLSLQSELVQNYLQLRVLDEQKRLLEATVDAYQRSLNLTQNQYRAGISGRDAVAQAQTQLKSTQADLIDLAWQRAQFENAIAVLMGRAPADFDLAITKDIPILPQIPVQVPSQLLERRPDIAAAERSVMAANANIGVAKAAYYPDLSLSLSGGYSSSIFSNWISLPNRFWSVGPQLAMTLFDGGQRAAEVDRTEAVYDQTVAQYRQTVLDGFREVEDYMVQLKVYEDEAGIRAEALAAARESLRLTSNQYKAGLIGYLDVVNVQATALSNERSVLNVLQSRLIASVQLIAALGGGWNAQTGLSEPAPRVSER